In Pirellulales bacterium, the sequence CACAGCGCATACGGCCGACGATCAGGCCGAAACCGTGCTGCACCGCATCCTGCGCGGCACGGGCATCGGTGGTCTATCGGGCATGCGCCGTGCGCGCTCGCTTAGGGAAGGCGTCACGCTCATTCGTCCGCTGTTGACCGTCCGCCGCGCGGAGTTGGTCGCGTACCTCGCCGCCCTCGGTCAGCCGTTTCGCGAAGACGCGACCAATCTGGAGCGACGTTTCACGCGCAATCGACTGCGGCACGAATTACTGCCCCAGCTCGCCGAGCAGTATAACGGACAAATTGCGGATGCTTTGTTGCGGCTGGGGCGTCTTGCGGGCGAGGCCCAGGAGGTGATCGACGGGCAAGTCAAGCAGTTGCTACGCCGCGCGGTGCGATGGGAAGCGGAACGGCTTGTTTTCGATTGCACGGAACTTGCCGAGCAGCCCCGTTATGTGCTTCGCGAACTGCTGATCGCGGCCTGGCGCCGGCAGGGTTGGCGCGAGCAGGCGATGGGGTTTGACGTGTGGGAGGCTTTGGCCGACAGCCTGCTGGCAACCGCTGCGTCCGGGCGTACGGCGTGGCCGATGTTGCCGGGTCGAATCGCGGTCGCGCGTCACGGCGATCTTTTAGTGTTGTCGGTCGGCGGCGATTCGGCCGGGAAGACCAGCCTGAGCGCTTGAAGCACCAAAAAAATGACCAACACGCCGAGCAACAGGAAAGGCCAGTAATCGGCCAGCGGCACGCCGGCATGCACGGCGGTCGTGGCCACGACGAGCACCAGCAGCCCGGCGATAAGCAGCAGGCAGCCAATGCCCGACATCACGCCCTTGAACGTGGCCTGCTCGCTGGGCGTTTCGAAGAACAACTCGATCGTGCGGCCACGCTGCAGGCTGTGTTCCACGGCGTCGGCCAATTCCATCGTGCGGCAGGCGTCGATCCAATCGGGCAGACCGGCGTCGGCGTTGGGCAACCGTTCGACGAGTTGCCGCAGGCCCGCCGCCGCATCGCCGGACGCGAAGCTTTCCGTGACCGTCTGTCCGTCGCGCACCTCAAGTTGCCAAGGCCCGGTTTTCACGGCGTCGAGCACGGCCCGGCCGCGCGTACCCAAAAGGGTGAATCGCGAGCTTTCCGCATCGGCCGCGAGCACCGACCAGCGCACCAACACGTTCGACGTGCCCGACATCTGCACGCTGAGCGTGCCATAATTGATCGCCTCGGGCGACGACCGCACTCCGGCGGAGGTCATCGCCGATACTTTGTCGATCGCGCCGGCGAGCGGCCGCACCAGTTCCATGTCGCGCACGAAGCCGTGCAAGACGTCGCTTCGGCCGCGCGTCACGAAGCTGTGTTCGATCACGATCTGTTCCAGCACGCCCAGCGGGCCCGTCGCTGGATCGCCCGCCAGTTCGGCCAATCTGCGCCAGGCCGGGTGCGACGATTCGGGCACGTAGGGCAACATCACCGCGCGGCTTTCCTGACGGATCATGTCGAGCTCGTAGTAAACGAGCATCGAGTCGAGAACGGGATGGGACACAATCATCGTCGTTCCCGCCTGGGCGAGTTTGCGAAGCTGCTCGGTCCGCCCTTCTTGATCGGCTGACCGTGAGACGATCACGACGTCGGCGGTAGCACCCGCCAGAAGTCCTTCCCAGTGTTCGGCGATGAGAACTCCCGGCGAGGCTGCCCGAATCGCCGGGGCGAACTGGCCAAGGTCGTGCGCCCAAACCAGCCGATGCTCGTCGCTGCGCGCCACCGCCTTGGCCAGTTCCAGCGTGTCGGGGTCGCAGCCAAGCAGGGCAAAGTTCATTTCGTCCAGAGAACCTCCACCCGTTTGCCTTTGGTGGCATGGTTCGTGCGCGGCGGGCTTTTGTGCTTCCGCCAAGTGGGAGCGGGATAAAGCTCGTCGAGCAACGGGCAGTCGTAATTGGAAAAAGCCACGCGACCGCGGACCGAATTGAGTGTCTCAGCCAATTCGCGGTGCTGCTCGTCGGTCATCTCATGCCGATAGGCCTTGGCGTCGCCGCGCGTCGCATGCACGTAGGGCGGATCGCAGTAAAAAAGGGTTTCGGGCGAATCGTAAAGGCGAATCACGTCGATGGCGGGCCGGTTTTCGATTTGTACCCGTATAAGCCGCTCGACGATTTCCGGCAACCGCTCGACGCCGCCCAGCCATCGGCTGATGACGCCGCTCATGCCGGCCCGGCTCGTGTTCTTGCAGTTGGCCCATCGGCCGATCGAAGCCGTTTGCGCCAGCCCTGTGCGCACCTGCCGCGCGCGAACGTAAAAGCGGCGCGCTCGCTCGACGGGCGAAGCCGTGGGATCGAGTTTGCAGGCGATCAAGAACTCCTCGCGCGAAAACGGCGTCAAGCCAAGGACGCGAGTCAGCTCGTCGCCGTTGTCGCGCAGCACGCGGAAGAAGTTCACGATCTCGCCATCCAGATCGTTGTAGGTCTCGATCGCCGAGGGCGCGCGGTTCAGTAGCACGGCCGCCGAACCGGCGAAGGGTTCGCAATAATGATGGCACGGCGGAAGCAGCGGCAACAGCCAGTCGAGATGGGAGAACTTCCCGCCGTACCAGCCGAACAGAATCAATTTGCGCGGCGACCGCAGCCCAACGATGCCGGGTGGCTTGCTCTTGCGGGTCTTCTTTTCGGCCTTGAGCTTTGCCTGCGTCACGGGTCCATTGTAATCACTGGGCAAGGAGTACGTCAGCCGTTCAACCATCCGGGTCGTCAAGCAGTTGCTGCAAGCGATCGCCGAGCCGCGGCGGCAAACGGGCGGGCCAGGTCGCGTCCACAAGGCCGACGCCGATCAGGTCGCGAAGGTGAGTGCGGTCCTTGTCCCGCCAAGCGATCAACTTCATCCGCACCAGGGCTTCGAGCGAAGCCACTTGAAATCCGACGGCGCGTTCCGATTCGTCGAGATCCGGCAACGGATGCTCATCGCCGGGACGGACTTTTTCGCCGGCGAAAAGGAGACGCACCCCGCCGCTCGGTTTGCCTTGGGGCCCGTCGATGAAAATATCGACGTTGAGGACGTGATGATAGACGAAGCCGGCGGCTTCGAGCGCGGCCCGGGCAGCGGGCAGATCCGAGCGCCGGACCAGCAGGTCGACGTCTCGCGTGTTGCGGACGGCGTCCTCATCAATCCGGCCGACCCACTCGGCGACGGCATTGCCACCGGCGACGGCGTAGCGCACGCCGGCGGCGTCCAGCGCGCGACTTGCCCTGCTCAGCCGCTCTTTGACTTTTTCCGCCGCCATGAGCGCCCTTTCCCAACCACTGGTTCCGACTGCTGCTTCTGACATGACGAAAGTTCGACTACCACAGGTCAGCCGTTGAACCGCGAAGCGATGAGCGTGATGTTCTGCCCGCCGAAGCCGAAGCTGTTGCTCACGGCCACGTCGCAGCGGGCCTCGCGGGCCACGTTGGGCACGTAGTCGAGATCGCAGTCGGGGTCGGGCGTCTCGTAGTTGATCGTGGGCGGCAGGATGTTGTCGCGAATCGCCAGCAAACAGACGATCAACTCGCTGACGCCCGCGGCGGCGATCAGATGGCCCATCATGCTCTTGGTGCTCGACACGGGTATCGTGTAAGCCCGCTCGCCGAACACGTTCTTGATGGCCAGCGTCTCCACGCGATCGTTCACGTCGGTGCTGGTGCCGTGGGCGTTGATGTAGTCGATGTCGTCGGCGTTCATTTGCGCGTCGGCCAAGGCCATCCGCAGGCAGCTCGCGGCCCCGCGCCCTTCGGGGTGGGTGTCGGTGATGCGGAAGGCGTCGGCCGTCGAGCCGTAGCCGGTCATCTCGCCATAAATCGGGGCGCCGCGGGCCTTGGCGTGTTCCAGTTCTTCCAACACCAACATGGCGGCCCCTTCGCCCAGCACAAAGCCGTCGCGGTTCTTGTCGAAGGGGCGCGAGGCCTTGGTCGGTTCTGCGTTGTGCGTCGAGAGCGCCGTGAGCAAGTTGAAGCCCGTCACGCCGAAGGGGTGGATCATGCTGTGCGTGCCGCCGGAGAGCATCAAGTCGGCGTCGCCGCGACGGATCAGCTCGACGGCCTCGCCGATGGCCTGACTGCTGGCGGCGCAGGCCGTGAGGCAGTTGGCGTTGGGGCCTTGGGCGTTGAAGAGTCCCGCCAGGTGGCCGGCCGGCATGTTCGGCTCTTGTTCCAACTCGGAAAGGGGATTGAGAATCTCGATGCCGATACGGGTGAACTTGGCGATATTGAGCTGATCGCCGTCGAGTGCCGCCACCATCATTTGAGTGAAGCGGTCAAAGTCTTGCTGGCCCTCGCCGCAGCCGAGATAGATGCCCAAGCGGGTCGGATCGAACTTGGCGTCGGCCAGGCCCGAATCGGCCACGGCTTGCTTGGCCGCCCCGACGGCGAACCGGGTATGACGGCCGCGGTGCCGCCATTTTTCCGAATCCTCACCCACCGCCGAGACATCCCAATCGCGGACCTCGGCGGAGATTTTGGTGGGAAAGTTGCTGGCGTCAAAGAGCGTGGTGAGGCCGATGCCCGACTCCCCCTTCAGCAGGCGTCTCCAAAGCGTGGCCACGTCGTTGCCCAGCGGCGTCACGCAGCCCATGCCGGTCACTACTACTCGTCGTTGGTGGTCGGTGGGCATGTTTGTAAGGCGTTAGGCATTGGGCGTTGGGCGTTGGGCATTGGGCAGACGTTTGCGCCTGACGCCTAACGCCCATCGCCTAATGCCTCAATCAGTTTGGCCAGTCCGGGCGGCTCGGTCAACTTCTTGCCGTCGCTGGTTCGGCCGACGTCAAAAACCCCCAGCAGCTTCATGGTGAATACAAAATTCTTCGGCTCGAAGAGGGTCTTGGCCCGGCCGGCGTCGTCGAGGTGGGCAAACATGATGTCGGCCTCGCCCTGCAAACGTTCGCCCACGTGGCTGGTCGCTTTGACGCCGGCGCCCCCGCCGCCGATGGTTTCGATCGTGGCCGTGTAACGCAAGGTGTCTCCCGGCACCGCCAAGAAGTGAAACACGGCCTTGGAAACCTTGGCCAAGATCACCTTCTCTTCGAACTGATTGACCTCGCCGACCAGCAGTCCGCCCGTCTGCGCCAACCCTTCCAGGATCAGCGAATTGGGCATCACCGGATAGCCGGGAAAATGATCGTGCAGGTGCTCCTCGGCCAGCGAGACGTTCTTGATGGCAGTGGCCCGTCGGCCGCTGTCGAATTCGAGGAACCGATCGATCCAGATCCAACGCATGGCCGCTATGCCTCGACGCCGACTTTGGTTTCGACATACCGGGCCATGTCTTGCACCGTGAGCATGTTGGCGAAGTCCTTCACATTCGGGTTCGCTTCGAAATTGTTCAGATCGGCGAACGGCATCCGCTTACGGAGCTGCGTCAGGCCCTCGGGCGTCACTTTGCCGTCGCGCACGTATTCGCTGTTGGTCAGAATGTCTTCCGGAAACAGCTCGCCGCGAGGCACCTTGA encodes:
- a CDS encoding DNA adenine methylase, coding for MVERLTYSLPSDYNGPVTQAKLKAEKKTRKSKPPGIVGLRSPRKLILFGWYGGKFSHLDWLLPLLPPCHHYCEPFAGSAAVLLNRAPSAIETYNDLDGEIVNFFRVLRDNGDELTRVLGLTPFSREEFLIACKLDPTASPVERARRFYVRARQVRTGLAQTASIGRWANCKNTSRAGMSGVISRWLGGVERLPEIVERLIRVQIENRPAIDVIRLYDSPETLFYCDPPYVHATRGDAKAYRHEMTDEQHRELAETLNSVRGRVAFSNYDCPLLDELYPAPTWRKHKSPPRTNHATKGKRVEVLWTK
- a CDS encoding acyl carrier protein gives rise to the protein MPSKEEIFDKIKSCLVEALGVDEDEVTPEATLVGDLGAESIDFLDIVFRLEKTFNIKVPRGELFPEDILTNSEYVRDGKVTPEGLTQLRKRMPFADLNNFEANPNVKDFANMLTVQDMARYVETKVGVEA
- the tilS gene encoding tRNA lysidine(34) synthetase TilS, yielding MAREAAPAVAALESRLRQLWPPDDWCDVTVLAAVSGGADSVALLRGLQAVRTPGPGRLVVAHFNHALRAEADDDERFVRQLAERLGLQCVVARAERPAGPPKPASGMEEAARHARYDFLRATATEFGARYVATAHTADDQAETVLHRILRGTGIGGLSGMRRARSLREGVTLIRPLLTVRRAELVAYLAALGQPFREDATNLERRFTRNRLRHELLPQLAEQYNGQIADALLRLGRLAGEAQEVIDGQVKQLLRRAVRWEAERLVFDCTELAEQPRYVLRELLIAAWRRQGWREQAMGFDVWEALADSLLATAASGRTAWPMLPGRIAVARHGDLLVLSVGGDSAGKTSLSA
- a CDS encoding nucleotidyl transferase AbiEii/AbiGii toxin family protein, giving the protein MSEAAVGTSGWERALMAAEKVKERLSRASRALDAAGVRYAVAGGNAVAEWVGRIDEDAVRNTRDVDLLVRRSDLPAARAALEAAGFVYHHVLNVDIFIDGPQGKPSGGVRLLFAGEKVRPGDEHPLPDLDESERAVGFQVASLEALVRMKLIAWRDKDRTHLRDLIGVGLVDATWPARLPPRLGDRLQQLLDDPDG
- the fabF gene encoding beta-ketoacyl-ACP synthase II; this translates as MPTDHQRRVVVTGMGCVTPLGNDVATLWRRLLKGESGIGLTTLFDASNFPTKISAEVRDWDVSAVGEDSEKWRHRGRHTRFAVGAAKQAVADSGLADAKFDPTRLGIYLGCGEGQQDFDRFTQMMVAALDGDQLNIAKFTRIGIEILNPLSELEQEPNMPAGHLAGLFNAQGPNANCLTACAASSQAIGEAVELIRRGDADLMLSGGTHSMIHPFGVTGFNLLTALSTHNAEPTKASRPFDKNRDGFVLGEGAAMLVLEELEHAKARGAPIYGEMTGYGSTADAFRITDTHPEGRGAASCLRMALADAQMNADDIDYINAHGTSTDVNDRVETLAIKNVFGERAYTIPVSSTKSMMGHLIAAAGVSELIVCLLAIRDNILPPTINYETPDPDCDLDYVPNVAREARCDVAVSNSFGFGGQNITLIASRFNG
- a CDS encoding 3-hydroxyacyl-ACP dehydratase FabZ family protein codes for the protein MRWIWIDRFLEFDSGRRATAIKNVSLAEEHLHDHFPGYPVMPNSLILEGLAQTGGLLVGEVNQFEEKVILAKVSKAVFHFLAVPGDTLRYTATIETIGGGGAGVKATSHVGERLQGEADIMFAHLDDAGRAKTLFEPKNFVFTMKLLGVFDVGRTSDGKKLTEPPGLAKLIEALGDGR